A segment of the Solanum lycopersicum chromosome 9, SLM_r2.1 genome:
tttatagttcacaATCATAGATGGAAATTTGGACAAAATCATCAGAAAGATTATAGCACgagattaaatgtaatttatcttgattatgaaaatgacatagttctaacttctcgtgctagtgcatttggtatgtattgaacgggaccaagcagagatagttgttttagactgactgataaaaacatattctctaaactattaaatgtacctatattcttaatcttgatataacgattatgatctgtatatattatttatcattttgatttattaaaaggtgagattctgagatgggtcaatatgcctggtaaattggatgataataatatatattggtgaaataattagttagttgatggaatccatgtctcagtatagagattgatgatacaccttttatgagaagcttgtaagttttcatgtgtaaacccggtagatttatgaatctggcacatgaaataagttaagtattgctctaaaagaatttaatcattgaattaaattcgtcagtaatttaatttattgattagtatcggTAATCTTAACATGGGGAATCAAATAAGTGTTTAGTGGTGAATTTCgaaataaatagaggagttcaattacgaatttttagtggaatgatttgtaatttattatggtaagaataatttaaattaattatttagaattatttccataataggaaGCCTCAGTAATAAATTCTGTGGTCCCTCCAGTGCCTaatttaactagaactcagaATCCTATTTTCTAGTAGAAGATGGAAAAGTAGTGTTCTTTTTCTTTGGAGGAAAACGTGTGTTTTCAAGTTctcctaaaaaaaaaagaattggtttttcctctcctctttggactaggaagacattctaaaaggaaaagaattgaTTTTTCCTCTCTTCTTTGGACTAGGAAGACATctcctaaaataaaaagaattggtTTTTcctctcctctttggactaggaagacatctctataaatagggatttTTCTAACCTAGATTTAATAAGAGAATTTTATACAATACTTGcccacccaagtattgagagagttcaGTTGTTGATTGGGATCACGGTAGAAGACTATAGAACTGGAGTTGGATTTACTTCAAGATATCTGCACACGCTTCAAGAGGTAATCCTGAGTTAATTTTCAGCATACTTTGTATGTGATAAATATTTgtgattgttatttatattcatgCAAGATGTATGATTCTGGATTGCTTCGTTGTATATGCTATTTTCCAACATATAAAGGGATTTCCGAGTAAGGAGTGCACAAATATGTCGGCTTGCTGAGTGCTCTGTTCACAAAGCAAGACAAATTTGTACATCTTTCACCAATACAGAATTACATTCTCACTCAGACATACAAAAAAGGATCTGCAATACCCCATAACTTTTACAGGTTATGGCTGGTTGATAGTCAAGATGGCTGCTTATTTCTTATACTTGATTCTCAAATTCAATGTTATGGTCCAGCGTATCGGCTTCTTTTGCAGTGGAGGAAGCACCATTGTTGAGTATAATCAAGTGGCTCAGCTGAAGGACTTGCTTATGTTTTGTGTTGTCTTTCTTGTGTCTTGTTGATTGTTTGTTCTGTTTTTAGCCTTTAGTTGATGTTTTGCACAAAAATGGTTATGTCTTGTTTGAAAAATCTATGATAGAATCCCTTTTTTGTTATGGACTAGGTGTGTGTTGTtgctttcatttttttgttaacatttttatCCTATGTTGCTCGGGCCCTGAAGTCTGTATTACTTTTGGAGGATTTGACAGAAACCGTATTGCATTTTTAAAGAGTTCGAGTTTTATCAATCTTCTAGTTAGTTCATGACAAAATAAACTCAAGGACAATAAATAGTGAATCAATCaaactttgaaataaaagaaaattaagaagatATTAGACTCTTGTAGCATATACTAAGACGATAGAAATGTGTATCTTTTACATTATAATAGGGAAGACAAAATGGAATCTTGATACAACTTTATTCTTATAAGTAGAAGTATATATAGATATAGGGCTTGCATTAGGCACGAACATAGAGCGAAGGAATCAAGAACAAGTTGTTTTTCCTTTCAAGAGTACTGCCAAATTTCTCAGTCATGTCTAGTTCATGAGGGTTCATTCTATTTGGAAGTTTCCAATCAAAATGGTATAGTAATAGTGCCATACTAAGTTCAACAGTTGCCATTGAAAATGATAACCCTGGACACATTCTCCTTCCTGTGCCAAAAGGCGTAAACTCGAAATGTGCTCCAATAAAATCAAGGTGACTATCATTAAATCTCTCTGGATCAAATATTTCAGGATTTCGCCAATAGTTTGGATCCCTTGAAATTGCCCAAAAGTTGACAAGAGCCATTGTGCCTTTAGGTATAACATAGCCATTAATCTCACACTCTTCTCTGGATTCTCTTGGAGCTAATAATGGAGCTAAAGGGTGAAACCTTAAAGTCTCCTTAACaatcatttttatgtatttgagCTTCTGAATATCGGTTAGATCGATTGTGGTTTCCTTTCCTTTAAATACCCTTCTTACTTCATCCTGTGCTTTCTTCATCATTTCTGGATTTTTCATTAGTTCTGAGAAAGCCCATTCCATTGTTGATGCTGAAGTTGTAGATCCTCCTGAAAACAAGTCCTGCATATCCAACAAAACTAATTAGTATCGCGCAAAATTATGCAGTGAAATAATATGTCATTCAACTTACCATGATGACAGCCTTGATATTATCTCTGGTGATAGGAATTGAAAAATCTTGGCTCTTTTGAAGCCTTAAGAGAACATCAACTATATCTTTTTCTGAGGTCTCACTGTTTTGGGATTCATGTTCATCGATAATTTCTTCTAAAACAACATCAACCTCATCATGCATTTTCCTCAGTT
Coding sequences within it:
- the LOC101247752 gene encoding premnaspirodiene oxygenase-like, producing the protein MELTILLCALFLVLPLLVTKWYKECNSKKKLPPGPWKLPFIGNLHHFIDWQSSELLPHRTLAKLASKHGGLMHMKLGEREAIVVSSPQMVREVMRKHDLIFSNRPTLLVGTEMFYDHADMGFCDYNDFWRQMRKICNQELLGHTYIQSFYPNMMNEITNLVSCIKSCASEGGGSINMTETLSLYTNSIICKASVGRACKNQGSLIEIMRIVSASAGVFDLADLFPSMKMIHFISGLKYKLRKMHDEVDVVLEEIIDEHESQNSETSEKDIVDVLLRLQKSQDFSIPITRDNIKAVIMDLFSGGSTTSASTMEWAFSELMKNPEMMKKAQDEVRRVFKGKETTIDLTDIQKLKYIKMIVKETLRFHPLAPLLAPRESREECEINGYVIPKGTMALVNFWAISRDPNYWRNPEIFDPERFNDSHLDFIGAHFEFTPFGTGRRMCPGLSFSMATVELSMALLLYHFDWKLPNRMNPHELDMTEKFGSTLERKNNLFLIPSLYVRA